The window AACGTGAGTGGAAAATTGAAAGATATCTTTAAAAACTCAATTAAATAATCAGTTAATGATGGTTTGGATGATGAATTTACCTCAAACGGTATCTTTCTATATCATAACTATATTTATTATTAATTATCAAATGGATAAATAATTTGGCTATAGGTGGTGAGAATGTCGATAGAAGTGGTAACATAATGATAGATAGGTGGTTTCTGAATTTTAACTTTTTTACATCTGATAATTAATTGCTACTTTACATTGATTCAATTTATCTATTAACTTTACTACTGATAATTAATGATTAGCTAAATATGGAGCAATCAATGTCAGTAGTGACACTTGTACTTGTTTTTTTACTTGCGGTTATTGTGAGTGTATTTATCTCGCGATTGCTCAAAGATATTATTCCGTTACCACTTATTCAGATAGCATTGGGCGCAGGGCTGTCTCTGTATGGTTTTACGGTTGAATTTGAGCCTCACTTGTTCTTATTCTTATTTATTCCACCATTGCTATTTCTTGATGGCTGGCGTATTCCAAAAGAAGCATTATTCCAAGAAATAAAACCGATTATGTCGTTAGCGATAGGCCTTGTGGTGGTCACCGTTATTGGCATGGGGTTCTTTATTCACTGGTTAATCCCTGCAATTTCATTGGCCGTTGCATTTGCTCTTGCGGCGATATTGTCGCCGACTGATCCGGTTTCCGTTTCTGCCATGACGGTTAACTCCCCACTTCCATCGCGAATGGCGCACATTTTAGAAGGTGAATCGCTACTTAATGATGCGACAGGGTTAGTCTGCTTTAGTTTTGCTGTTATGGCTGCATTAACCGGAACCTTTTCCCTTGCTTCCGCTGCTGGGGAATTTGTTTTTGTTGCATTAGGTGGGATTTTAATTGGTTTGTTGGTCGCTTGGGCCATTGGCTGGATAAACCAATTCTTGGTTAAGCGTACCGGTGAAGAACCCGCTATCCAGATCATGATTAGCCTATTGATGCCATTTACCGCGTATTTGCTTGCGGAACATTTGCATGTGTCGGGTATTTTAGCCGCAGTAGTTGCGGGGATCGCCATGCACTATGAGAAAATTGCCGGGCGTATGCAGGCAGCGACACGCATGCAGAGTAAAGCGGTTTGGGATACCGTTCAAACAGCCCTTAACGGGATG of the Providencia rettgeri genome contains:
- a CDS encoding Na+/H+ antiporter yields the protein MSVVTLVLVFLLAVIVSVFISRLLKDIIPLPLIQIALGAGLSLYGFTVEFEPHLFLFLFIPPLLFLDGWRIPKEALFQEIKPIMSLAIGLVVVTVIGMGFFIHWLIPAISLAVAFALAAILSPTDPVSVSAMTVNSPLPSRMAHILEGESLLNDATGLVCFSFAVMAALTGTFSLASAAGEFVFVALGGILIGLLVAWAIGWINQFLVKRTGEEPAIQIMISLLMPFTAYLLAEHLHVSGILAAVVAGIAMHYEKIAGRMQAATRMQSKAVWDTVQTALNGMIFILLGEQLPGMWANMPEVAQAAGASHPWMLFAYVAIITVALAILRFGWVWISMTLTVFHNRRRGKEADVVHIRMMAVMATAGVRGAITLAGILTLPLLMPDGSLFPNRDVAIFLAMGVILCSLLIASIALPILTKGLVQDLPYDNDEIRARLALNEAAMAHLRELMNHPSEDMDEIAMRTEVGAQLLEIYGRRLDNTDETESDVYDLHRMIEMEREMSRSALKAKRDALYQMRKGKNINERVYHRLRDELDLKEETLNHHKSGKH